The following are encoded together in the Patagioenas fasciata isolate bPatFas1 chromosome 7, bPatFas1.hap1, whole genome shotgun sequence genome:
- the LOC139828472 gene encoding uncharacterized protein isoform X1: protein MKVAVLSVALLFTILLCTLEDAQAFPGTLLEASGGSLLHEGLKLGRVKRAAVGVTSSAAPHPPSHGHETPGHPGVPQNMPVCPSTLPCTPCSPTEHPCSPVFSQGCPIAQGSHCIPFHPITTHYSPVHPRIPQDTAPSPGPPLLSVPHHTSSRTPFSLESPSPRTPLLSPASQCTQVCPSPNLSPQLPLSVRVDDVLQQKHQVPDLPDAEVLVHPSPPLLVSSIRASPAPQRVLGGQNVDLEANRGDCPCPVSQATLDRAAPMTFVAPSGALRTQRVTVQARLGLWGLTDPKDHPEGWAGFWEM, encoded by the exons atgaaggtcgcagtgctcagtgtggccctgctcttcaccatcctgctgtgcaccctggaggatgcgcag gcatttccaggaacattgctggaagcaagtggagggtctctcctgcat gagggactcaaactggggcgagtgaagagggctgcggtaggtgtcacaagttctgctgccccacaccctccctcccacggccacgaaactccagggcatcccggtgtgccccagaacatgccagtgtgccccagtacactcccatgcaccccctgcagccccacagaacatccctgctccccagtgttttcccagggatgccccattgcccagggctcccattgcattcccttccaccccatcacaacccactacagcccagtgcaccccaggataccccaggacacagccccttccccaggacctccactgctttctgtgccccaccacacaagctcacgcaccccattttccctggagtcaccttccccaaggaccccattgctttcccctgcctcccagtgcacccaagtgtgtccctcacccaacctttctccccagctccctctgtctgtcagggtggatgatgttttgcagcagaaacaccaggttccagatcttccagatgctgaagtgctagtgcacccatctcctccattgctggtgagcagcatcagggcatctccagccccacaaagggtcctgggtgggcagaacgtggatctagaagcaaacagaggagactgtccatgccctgtgtcccaggccacgctggacagagctgcccccatgacttttgttgcacccagcggggctctacggacccagagggtcaccgtgcaggccaggctggggctctggggccttacagaccccaaggatcaccctgagggctgggcagggttctgggagatgtag
- the LOC139828472 gene encoding uncharacterized protein isoform X4 produces the protein MKVAVLSVALLFTILLCTLEDAQAFPGTLLEASGGSLLHEGLKLGRVKRAALPLSVRVDDVLQQKHQVPDLPDAEVLVHPSPPLLN, from the exons atgaaggtcgcagtgctcagtgtggccctgctcttcaccatcctgctgtgcaccctggaggatgcgcag gcatttccaggaacattgctggaagcaagtggagggtctctcctgcat gagggactcaaactggggcgagtgaagagggctgcg ctccctctgtctgtcagggtggatgatgttttgcagcagaaacaccaggttccagatcttccagatgctgaagtgctagtgcacccatctcctccattgctg aactga
- the LOC139828472 gene encoding uncharacterized protein isoform X5, with protein MKVAVLSVALLFTILLCTLEDAQAFPGTLLEASGGSLLHLPLSVRVDDVLQQKHQVPDLPDAEVLVHPSPPLLN; from the exons atgaaggtcgcagtgctcagtgtggccctgctcttcaccatcctgctgtgcaccctggaggatgcgcag gcatttccaggaacattgctggaagcaagtggagggtctctcctgcat ctccctctgtctgtcagggtggatgatgttttgcagcagaaacaccaggttccagatcttccagatgctgaagtgctagtgcacccatctcctccattgctg aactga
- the LOC139828472 gene encoding uncharacterized protein isoform X2, which produces MKVAVLSVALLFTILLCTLEDAQAFPGTLLEASGGSLLHEGLKLGRVKRAALPLSVRVDDVLQQKHQVPDLPDAEVLVHPSPPLLVSSIRASPAPQRVLGGQNVDLEANRGDCPCPVSQATLDRAAPMTFVAPSGALRTQRVTVQARLGLWGLTDPKDHPEGWAGFWEM; this is translated from the exons atgaaggtcgcagtgctcagtgtggccctgctcttcaccatcctgctgtgcaccctggaggatgcgcag gcatttccaggaacattgctggaagcaagtggagggtctctcctgcat gagggactcaaactggggcgagtgaagagggctgcg ctccctctgtctgtcagggtggatgatgttttgcagcagaaacaccaggttccagatcttccagatgctgaagtgctagtgcacccatctcctccattgctggtgagcagcatcagggcatctccagccccacaaagggtcctgggtgggcagaacgtggatctagaagcaaacagaggagactgtccatgccctgtgtcccaggccacgctggacagagctgcccccatgacttttgttgcacccagcggggctctacggacccagagggtcaccgtgcaggccaggctggggctctggggccttacagaccccaaggatcaccctgagggctgggcagggttctgggagatgtag
- the LOC139828472 gene encoding uncharacterized protein isoform X3, protein MKVAVLSVALLFTILLCTLEDAQAFPGTLLEASGGSLLHLPLSVRVDDVLQQKHQVPDLPDAEVLVHPSPPLLVSSIRASPAPQRVLGGQNVDLEANRGDCPCPVSQATLDRAAPMTFVAPSGALRTQRVTVQARLGLWGLTDPKDHPEGWAGFWEM, encoded by the exons atgaaggtcgcagtgctcagtgtggccctgctcttcaccatcctgctgtgcaccctggaggatgcgcag gcatttccaggaacattgctggaagcaagtggagggtctctcctgcat ctccctctgtctgtcagggtggatgatgttttgcagcagaaacaccaggttccagatcttccagatgctgaagtgctagtgcacccatctcctccattgctggtgagcagcatcagggcatctccagccccacaaagggtcctgggtgggcagaacgtggatctagaagcaaacagaggagactgtccatgccctgtgtcccaggccacgctggacagagctgcccccatgacttttgttgcacccagcggggctctacggacccagagggtcaccgtgcaggccaggctggggctctggggccttacagaccccaaggatcaccctgagggctgggcagggttctgggagatgtag